A genomic stretch from Deinococcus sp. YIM 134068 includes:
- a CDS encoding CDP-alcohol phosphatidyltransferase family protein, which translates to MTHAKARPAREWASDGLFRPLAARLVPPLARLGINPLHVVLTHMALGVACGVLLRRGHRVTPAVLLQVKTLLDNLDGQLARATGQTTETGRLLDTEGDLLVNAAVLTGLAGRWGVPLTVLLSLILSVDYLWERDHRGARGEVFRDPPAQAGDDPRVLAALRLTYALYFTPQERVLGALFERRLRAVTPGEPTPEGRLAYTPREINAVAANLGLSTQLLALGVCLLAGRPGVYLWSLPAQAAVLVGVQVWREGRVSGKW; encoded by the coding sequence GTGACTCACGCGAAGGCCCGCCCCGCCCGCGAATGGGCCAGCGACGGCCTGTTCCGTCCCCTCGCCGCGCGGCTGGTGCCTCCCCTCGCACGGCTGGGGATCAATCCGCTGCACGTCGTCCTCACCCACATGGCGCTCGGGGTGGCGTGCGGCGTCTTGCTGCGGCGCGGGCACCGGGTCACGCCCGCCGTGCTCCTTCAGGTCAAGACGCTCCTCGACAACCTCGACGGCCAGCTCGCCCGCGCGACCGGGCAGACGACCGAGACGGGCCGCCTGTTGGACACCGAGGGCGACCTCCTCGTGAACGCCGCCGTCCTCACGGGCCTCGCCGGGCGCTGGGGCGTGCCGCTCACCGTCCTCCTGAGCCTGATCCTGAGCGTGGACTACCTGTGGGAGCGCGACCACCGGGGGGCGCGGGGCGAGGTCTTCCGCGACCCGCCCGCCCAGGCCGGGGACGATCCGCGCGTCCTCGCGGCGTTGCGGCTGACGTACGCCCTCTACTTCACCCCGCAGGAGCGCGTGCTGGGGGCGCTGTTCGAGCGGCGGCTGCGCGCGGTCACACCCGGCGAGCCGACCCCCGAGGGCCGCCTCGCCTACACGCCCCGCGAGATCAACGCCGTCGCCGCCAACCTCGGCCTGAGCACCCAGCTTCTCGCCCTCGGCGTGTGCCTGCTCGCCGGGAGGCCGGGTGTGTACCTGTGGAGCCTCCCCGCCCAGGCGGCGGTGCTGGTGGGCGTGCAGGTGTGGAGGGAGGGGCGGGTCAGTGGGAAGTGGTGA
- a CDS encoding DUF2270 domain-containing protein, protein MPGLGRGSGAVLDGSLTELSYSTNSANALIHLYRAEVGKMTAYRQRLDTTTNWAVVTTAGLASFALGDPNNSHATFLFAMFLNYFFLRLEARRFRTFEIAHHRVRIMERFFYPAMLGDSVDAGWHQLLLAELGKPRSPMGRADALGWRLNRNYLWIYAAVLFAWLAKLDLSQPKGWIPTFPEGLALADIGNFPGWLVFLGVVVFYIHLITLAVRAARTYPLEEG, encoded by the coding sequence ATGCCCGGCCTAGGACGCGGTTCTGGGGCGGTGCTGGACGGCTCGCTGACGGAGCTGAGCTACAGCACCAACAGCGCCAACGCCCTGATCCACCTCTACCGCGCGGAGGTCGGCAAGATGACCGCCTACCGTCAGCGGCTGGACACGACGACGAACTGGGCGGTCGTCACCACGGCGGGTCTCGCGTCCTTCGCCCTCGGCGACCCCAACAACAGCCACGCGACCTTCCTGTTCGCCATGTTCCTCAATTACTTCTTCCTGCGGCTGGAGGCGCGGAGATTTCGCACCTTCGAGATCGCCCACCACCGGGTCCGCATCATGGAGCGTTTCTTCTACCCGGCGATGCTCGGCGACTCCGTGGACGCCGGGTGGCACCAGCTCCTCCTCGCCGAACTGGGCAAGCCCCGCAGCCCGATGGGCCGGGCCGACGCGCTGGGCTGGCGGCTCAACCGCAACTACCTGTGGATTTACGCGGCGGTCCTCTTCGCGTGGCTCGCCAAGCTGGACCTCAGCCAGCCGAAGGGTTGGATTCCCACCTTCCCCGAGGGGCTGGCCCTCGCCGACATCGGCAACTTCCCCGGCTGGCTCGTCTTCCTGGGGGTGGTGGTCTTCTACATCCACCTGATCACCCTGGCGGTGCGGGCGGCGCGGACGTATCCGTTGGAGGAGGGCTGA